CGATCGCCGCGAGCGCCGGACCCGGACTCTGCTGCCCCATCCCTGCGACGTGATTGTTGTTGCCGGTCAGCAGCATCGCCCGCGTCGGCGCGCACATCGGCGCCGTGTGGAAGTTCGTGAACAGGATGCCCTCGGCCGCGAGCCTGTCGATGTTCGGCGTGCGTATGTCGCTGCCATACGCACCCGTGTCAGCGTAGCCGAGATCGTCGGCGACCAGCAGGACGATGTTCGGGCGGTCATCCTGGCCGGCGGAGTCCGCCGTCGAAGCCGCGCCGGTGCGGCCGCACGCTGCACTCGCGACGAGAACCAGGAATGCGCCTGCCGTGAGCGCCCGTGCGGACCGCGGAACTGAGCGAGGCATGGGGACCTCAGACGAGTCGGTGGGACGGGTGGGCGACTCTACTCTTCACGCGCGGATGCGGCGAGCGCAAGGGCTTTGCGAGGCCTGACCACCGTGAGCTGGCGAGCGCCAGAGTTATCAGGGCTGGACCGGCGGGTCGTGCACGCGCACCGGAGTATGCCTGTCGACGCCCGGCGATGCATCGCCGATCTGGCCGTACTGGTTGCTGCCCCAGCACCAGGCTTCGCGCTGCACGGTGATGGCGCAGGTATGGTCACCGATGCCGTCCGCGGCGATCGACGTGAACTCCTCGGCCGCATCGACACGCGTCGGATGGAGCAGCCAGGTGCGGGTGTCGAAGACGCTGCCGACGCCGCCCGATCCGGACCAGCCCCAGCAGTACGCCGCGCCGTCAGCAGTGAGGCCGCACGTGTAGTACGGGCCGATGGCGAGTGCGACGAATGCACGGGTTCCGTTCACGACGCGCGGTGTGGGCACGTGTTCCTGATAGAGTCCGACGCCCCAGCAGACCGCTCGCTCCTGCACGTCGATCGCGCACGTCCGTCGCCAGCCCGCGGCGAGGGATGTGAACTGCCGGTCGCCACTGACCTTCACGGGGACCGTCGACGAGAGCATGTCGCCATGTCCGAGCTCCCCGTGAATCCCCTCGCCCCAGCACCACACGGATCCCTCCACATCGAGGCCGCACGCGTGATACTCACCCGCGGCGAAGTCTATGAACGGCCCCGCATCCACCCTCGAGGGGACGTGCGTGGGCTCCGTGAGATGCGGCGCCGCCCCCCAGCAGTACAGCTCGCCGAAGGCGGTGAGGCCGCACGCGTACGCGGAACCCATCCCGAAGTCGTCGAACGTCAGCCCGTCCGCGACTCGTACGGGCGTATCGAAGCGCGCGCCGTTCGCGGACACACCGAGCTCGCCCGAGAAGCTCGTGCCCCAGCACCAGGCGGCGCCGTTCGCGGTCAGCGCGCACGTGCTGGCGGTTCCGGGAATGATGCGATCGAACGTGTGGTTGCCTGCGACCGGCTGCGGCGTCGACACGTACGGTGCGCTGGACGCGATGCCGAGCCGACCCGCGAAGTTCTCGCCCCAGCACCACGCGCGCCCATCGCCGGTGAGTCCGCACGTGTAGAACGCGCCTGTCCCGATCTCCTTCCATGCAGCGCCGGGCACCGTGACCTGCACGTCCGCCGTCATGCCGCCGCCCGCGACCGTGATGACCGTCTCGCCACGACGGTGTGCGGTGACGATGCCGTCGTCGGACACCGATGCGATGCGTTCATCGGAGCTCGACCACGTCAGCAGTTCCGCACCGACTTCGTTGCCGTGCTCATCGACGGCATCGACCGCGATGGGAGCTGTGCCGTCGCGCTCCAGATCGAGCGCGGCCACACCCAGCTCCAGGCTCACCGGCGCTGCAGGCAGCGTCTTCGCGTAAAAGGAATGACTCAGAGTCCCCGCCTGCACGCGCGCGCTCACCGTGCCTGCCCGGGTCGGCAGCACCCACGTCGCTTCCGCATAGCCGTTGGCATCCGTGCGCTCATCCGGCGCCAGCAGCCCGCCCCCGAGGGCGATCCACGACACGCTGACGCCCGGCACGCCGTTCCCACCCTCGTCGACGACACGGATCCGCAGCGGCGCGGCCAGCGACGCGCCGGCCAGGCCGGTCTGATTGTCGTTTTCAGCCACGATCTCGGAGCCGGACGGCACCTGCCACAGATTGTCGCCGCAGGCAGCGAGCGAGAGGGTGACGACAAACAGAGAGGCCGCAATGCGGTGTGATTTCATGACTTCAATCTACATTCGCGGCCGGTGCAGTACAGGCCGCCGGAATCATTGCGGGTGTATTGGGATGCGCTTCAGTTCGACCAGATGACGGCAACAGGCGGGCCATGCGCTGTCCCTTGTGAGACGGCCGGATGGTGCGGAGCTGATGCTGCACTGTGTAGGAGTAGTACCCGGGCGCGGGTTGCGGGCGGGGGCTCGCGCTCGGGCGGGGGCTCGGGGCTCGGGCGGGGTTCGGGCTGGGGGCCGGGGTTGGGATGGGGGCCGGGGCGCGGGCGCGGGCTGGGGGTTGGGCTGGGGGCGGGGGCGCGGGCGCGGACGGGGGTCGGGACGCGGCTCGTGCGGGGCATCGACGCGGGCGTGGGTTCATTGTGGTGTAAGTGGCGGGCGGGGGCCGGCGCCTCCAATCGACCAATCCGCGGCGTAAGTCGTAGCAGGTGGATGATTCGCCGCGCCATGCGCGGCGAACTTTCCATTGATTCTCCGGTCCCGGACAGCAGTGGAGCTTTGGACGTCATATACGCGCCGAAGGCTCCATGTGCAGCCGCAACCCGGAGTAAATGGTCGATTCGCCGCACCCTTGTCCGCGCCCCCCGCCCCAGGCGCCCCCCGCCCCAGCGTCCCGCATACCCTCACCCGCAACCGCAATCGCATCCCGCGCCCCGCGCCTCCCGCGCACCCGCATCTCCACCCGCAACCGCATCTCTACCCGCAACCGCATCTCCACCCGTAACCCCCGCCTCCAAACCGAACCCCGCACCGTTCTCCCGCCCCCGCGCCTCCACCCGCACGCCCTCCTCGCCGATCTTGACGTTCTGCCAGTCCCCTGATCAATGTTCTCTGCACTGCTGCACACCTGACCTGCTCCCGACCGGAACCGAATGCCCGCCCCTTCCCGCTCACGCAGAATCGGCTTTCCCGAATCGGCGGAGGTGCCCGTCTACCTCACGCCGCTGGTGGGGCGGGACGCGGACGTGGCGGAGGTCTGCCGGCTGCTGCGCGTGAGTCGCCTCGTCTCGCTGGTGGGCGCGGGGGGCAGCGGCAAGACGCGGCTCGCGGGCGCTGTGGCGGCCGAGCTGCGGCGGCGACACAGCGGCGGTGTGGCCTGGATCGACCTGGCGCCTCTGTCCGACGCCGGCGTGGTCGCGTGTCACGCGGCGGCGACGCTCGGCGTGCGGGAGCAGCCGTGCGTTCCCGCGGCCGACTGCCTGATCGAGCTGATCGGGACCAGCGCGGTTCTCCTGGTGCTGGACAACTGCGAGCACCTGCTCGGCGCCAGCGCGTCGCTCGCGGACGCGCTGCTGCGCGGCTGCCCTGCGCTGCGCATCGTCACCACCAGCCGACAGGCGCTCGGGATCCCGGGCGAAAAGGCGTGGCTGGTGCCCCCGCTCGCGCTGCCCGAGGACGACGCATCGGCACGACAGTCGCCCGCGGTTCAGCTGTTCGTTCAGCGAGCGAGCGACGCGATGCGCGGCTTCGAGCTCACGGACGCGAACACGGCGGCGGTCGCACACATCTGCCGGCGGCTGGACGGTCTGCCGCTTGCGATCGAGCTGGCGGCGGCGCGCGTCAAGCTGCTGCCGCCCGCGCAGCTCGCTGCCCGCCTGGACTCCATGCTGAGCCTGCTCGCGACGGGGTCGGAGCAGAGGCTCGCGCGGCATCGCACTCTGCGTGCGCTGATCGGCTGGAGCTACGAGCTGCTGTCAGCGGAGGAGCGTCGCCTGCTCGGCCGTCTGGCCGTGTTCGCGGGCGGCTTCACGCTCGACGCAGCGGAGCGCGTGGCGGGTGACGAATCGCTGGCGAGCGAGCACGTGATCGACCTGCTCGCGGGCCTGATCGACAAGTCGCTCGTGACGGCGCGCGAGTGGCAGGGCGAGGCGCGGTTCGGTCTGCTGGAGACTGTGCGGCAGTATGCGTGGCAGGCGACGCTCGACGGCGAGGGCGTGGCTGACGACGTGGCTGCACTTCGTGCGCGGCACGCGACGTACTTCGTGGAGCTCGCGGAAACGGCCGAGCCGCACATACTCGGCGGCACGCGCGGCACGCCGTGGATGACGCGACTCGAGCACGAGCACGGCAACGTACGCGCTGCACTGGAATGGTGTGGTGCGGATGCGGACCGGACGCCGCTCGCGCTCCGGCTTTCGGCGGCGCTGCTCTGGTTCGACTTCGCGCTCGGCCATTTCGAAGAGCCGCGTCGCGCGATCCAATCCGCGCTGGATCGGTCGGGCGATGTGCCGCCGCTCGTCCGCGCGCGTGCGCTCACCGCGCTCGGCTACATGGCGCTCTGGACAGGCGAAGCTTCCGGCGTGCAGGCGCCGCTGATGACCAGCGTGCAGATGCTGCGCGGCAGCGACAGCCACACCGACCTGGCCTTCGCCCTCATCGGCCTCGCCACTGCGGCCGGGCTGGGCGGCGACGCGCATACCGCGTACGAACTGTTCGACGAGGCCGAGGCCGCGCTCGGCAATCCCGTCCACTTCCCGCGCGACGATTTCCCGCGCGCGCTGCTGTACGCGTTCGCCCGCTACTGGCGCGGCAGCGTGGCGATGGCGCACGGCGACCTGGCGCTCGCGCGGTCGTCGTACGAGGCGGCCATCGCCGTCGCGCGCAGCTGGGGCTCACATCCGAGCATCGCGCATCCGCTGGCCGCGCTGGCGCGCGTGCTCATCGTGCAGGACGAGCTGGACGCGGCGCATGCCTGCCTCACCGAGAGCCTGCCGATCCACGCGGCGAACGATGACCGCTGGGGACTGATCCAGGCGCTCGAGCCCGCGGCGCTGCTGCTCGCGCGTCGCGGCCGCATGCAGGCTGCCGCACGCGTGCTCGGCGCGACCGACCGCATGCGCGCCCGGAGCGGCATCAGACCCACGCCGCCCGAGCAGTCGCAACTCGAGCAGCTTCGGACAGCCCTGGATGCGGAGCTCGGTGCGGACGGTTACCACACCGCGCATGCGGACGGCGAGACGATGCCGATCGCCCGGCTCATGGCGCTCGTTGCGGGAAGTGACGGCGACGCTGGAGACGCGCCGAGCATCAGGACGTCGCCCGACGACGAAGGAATCCGGGCGCCCGCGCAGGACGCGACGCCGGCCGATCTCGAGGTGCGCGCGCTCGGCCCGCTCGAGGTGCTCGTCGGCGGGCAGCCGCTCGACGGCGACGCGTTCGGCTCGAGCCGGCCCCGCGAGCTGCTCCTCCTCCTGCTCTGTCATCCCGACGGTCGCACGCGCGAGCAGGTCGGGCTCGAGTTCTGGCCCGATTCCTCGGCGGCACAGGTCAAGAACAGCTTCCACGTGACGCTGCACCGACTGCGGAAGGCGCTCCCGCACCCGGACTGGGTCGTGATCGCAGGCGACCGTTACCGGCTCGACCCCGCGCTCCGGATCGAGTTCGATGTCACGGTCTTCCGCGACGCCATCGAGGCCGCGCTGCGCGGCGACGCCACCGAGCCAGCCGGCGACCTCGTCTCCGCGCTCCAGCTGTATCGCGGCGATTTCCTCGAGGGCGAGCTGGTCGACGACTGGCACCTGAGCGTCAGGGATGAGCTGAAGCGCCTGCGGCAGGAGGGCCTGCGGTTTCTCGGCGAGCGCCGCATCGCCGAAGGACGGTTCGACGAAGCGGCGGACGCGTTCCGCGCGCTGCTCGGCAGCGACCCGCTCGATGAGGCGGCGTGCCGCGCCCTCATGACGTGTCACGCCCGGACGGGCCTCCGCGTCGAGGCAATCCGGCTGTACGAGAACCTGTCCGTCCTGCTGGAGGACCAGCTCGGCGTCTCACCAGCCCGCGAGACGACTGACCTGTACCGCCGCCTCCAGCAGACGGAACCCCTCTGAAGCCTTTTCCGGCGCCTTCCGGCCGGGCGTCGTCCCCCCTGTAATCGCCCCGCAGCGCCCTGTAATCGCCGCCTGCACATCCTTCCCGTCAGGTGCGGCTGAACCGCATCTCAACTCACAATCAGAACGGACGGGAACCATGATGATCGATATTCGCAGGAGCATG
This DNA window, taken from Longimicrobiales bacterium, encodes the following:
- a CDS encoding Ig-like domain-containing protein, with product MKSHRIAASLFVVTLSLAACGDNLWQVPSGSEIVAENDNQTGLAGASLAAPLRIRVVDEGGNGVPGVSVSWIALGGGLLAPDERTDANGYAEATWVLPTRAGTVSARVQAGTLSHSFYAKTLPAAPVSLELGVAALDLERDGTAPIAVDAVDEHGNEVGAELLTWSSSDERIASVSDDGIVTAHRRGETVITVAGGGMTADVQVTVPGAAWKEIGTGAFYTCGLTGDGRAWCWGENFAGRLGIASSAPYVSTPQPVAGNHTFDRIIPGTASTCALTANGAAWCWGTSFSGELGVSANGARFDTPVRVADGLTFDDFGMGSAYACGLTAFGELYCWGAAPHLTEPTHVPSRVDAGPFIDFAAGEYHACGLDVEGSVWCWGEGIHGELGHGDMLSSTVPVKVSGDRQFTSLAAGWRRTCAIDVQERAVCWGVGLYQEHVPTPRVVNGTRAFVALAIGPYYTCGLTADGAAYCWGWSGSGGVGSVFDTRTWLLHPTRVDAAEEFTSIAADGIGDHTCAITVQREAWCWGSNQYGQIGDASPGVDRHTPVRVHDPPVQP
- a CDS encoding BTAD domain-containing putative transcriptional regulator, which gives rise to MPAPSRSRRIGFPESAEVPVYLTPLVGRDADVAEVCRLLRVSRLVSLVGAGGSGKTRLAGAVAAELRRRHSGGVAWIDLAPLSDAGVVACHAAATLGVREQPCVPAADCLIELIGTSAVLLVLDNCEHLLGASASLADALLRGCPALRIVTTSRQALGIPGEKAWLVPPLALPEDDASARQSPAVQLFVQRASDAMRGFELTDANTAAVAHICRRLDGLPLAIELAAARVKLLPPAQLAARLDSMLSLLATGSEQRLARHRTLRALIGWSYELLSAEERRLLGRLAVFAGGFTLDAAERVAGDESLASEHVIDLLAGLIDKSLVTAREWQGEARFGLLETVRQYAWQATLDGEGVADDVAALRARHATYFVELAETAEPHILGGTRGTPWMTRLEHEHGNVRAALEWCGADADRTPLALRLSAALLWFDFALGHFEEPRRAIQSALDRSGDVPPLVRARALTALGYMALWTGEASGVQAPLMTSVQMLRGSDSHTDLAFALIGLATAAGLGGDAHTAYELFDEAEAALGNPVHFPRDDFPRALLYAFARYWRGSVAMAHGDLALARSSYEAAIAVARSWGSHPSIAHPLAALARVLIVQDELDAAHACLTESLPIHAANDDRWGLIQALEPAALLLARRGRMQAAARVLGATDRMRARSGIRPTPPEQSQLEQLRTALDAELGADGYHTAHADGETMPIARLMALVAGSDGDAGDAPSIRTSPDDEGIRAPAQDATPADLEVRALGPLEVLVGGQPLDGDAFGSSRPRELLLLLLCHPDGRTREQVGLEFWPDSSAAQVKNSFHVTLHRLRKALPHPDWVVIAGDRYRLDPALRIEFDVTVFRDAIEAALRGDATEPAGDLVSALQLYRGDFLEGELVDDWHLSVRDELKRLRQEGLRFLGERRIAEGRFDEAADAFRALLGSDPLDEAACRALMTCHARTGLRVEAIRLYENLSVLLEDQLGVSPARETTDLYRRLQQTEPL